A genome region from Candidatus Poribacteria bacterium includes the following:
- a CDS encoding DUF4185 domain-containing protein → MTIITGIKMLKGTMHRSGNGDNWHTTWANNDKQYVILTDGTGWPDAVGNTGKRYITRVFAIRGNAPNHTFEHLPGYPDLNYPNIFYGFGILALDGYIYHFLTTANRLPHDQPNFLSRFIGAKLIYSPDNGQSWKNHDGSPLRWEGWEERNSESMVFYCEPGDAFSLLTILQMGKNYEHNTDGYIYVYAPNGNEEESMNQLVMFRVPKDRILSRADYEYFVSRNSDGTANWSNDIHARGVVHTFPSGWVNKGFHHPYAWHPSVVYNAPLGVYMMANWGMGCDSDGRWFGKPSYLGFWIAAQPWGPWNQVYEETAWVPEGDSAARAYQPQIIPKWIAKDGKSFWLAFTDYQEINGKLPYTCFNCQKVEILTE, encoded by the coding sequence ATGACAATCATCACGGGTATTAAGATGCTTAAAGGAACCATGCACCGATCTGGCAACGGTGACAACTGGCATACGACATGGGCTAACAACGACAAGCAATATGTTATCCTAACTGATGGCACAGGCTGGCCCGATGCAGTGGGAAATACCGGCAAGAGATACATTACTAGGGTCTTTGCTATTCGCGGGAATGCACCCAACCATACCTTTGAGCATCTGCCCGGGTATCCCGATTTGAACTACCCCAATATATTTTACGGTTTCGGCATCCTCGCCCTTGACGGATACATCTATCACTTTCTCACAACAGCAAACCGTCTACCTCATGATCAACCGAACTTCTTGTCTCGTTTTATCGGAGCTAAACTCATCTACTCACCTGACAATGGTCAAAGCTGGAAAAACCATGATGGTTCTCCGCTGAGATGGGAAGGCTGGGAAGAACGGAATAGCGAAAGTATGGTGTTCTATTGCGAGCCAGGGGATGCATTCTCGCTGTTGACAATTTTGCAGATGGGCAAGAATTACGAGCATAACACGGACGGTTATATCTACGTTTATGCGCCCAATGGCAACGAAGAAGAGAGCATGAATCAGTTAGTGATGTTCCGTGTTCCCAAAGACAGAATCCTTTCCCGGGCTGACTACGAGTACTTCGTTTCGCGAAACTCCGATGGGACAGCCAATTGGAGCAATGATATTCATGCTAGAGGAGTTGTTCACACGTTTCCATCTGGCTGGGTGAATAAAGGCTTTCATCATCCGTACGCATGGCATCCAAGCGTGGTGTACAACGCACCGCTAGGGGTTTATATGATGGCAAATTGGGGTATGGGCTGTGACAGCGATGGAAGGTGGTTTGGAAAACCTAGCTACCTTGGTTTTTGGATCGCTGCCCAGCCATGGGGACCATGGAATCAAGTGTATGAGGAAACTGCTTGGGTGCCGGAGGGGGATTCTGCCGCACGCGCTTACCAACCCCAGATTATCCCTAAGTGGATTGCTAAGGATGGTAAGTCATTTTGGCTTGCGTTCACTGATTATCAGGAAATCAATGGAAAGCTTCCGTATACCTGCTTCAATTGTCAGAAAGTGGAGATCTTGACAGAGTAG
- a CDS encoding phytanoyl-CoA dioxygenase family protein → MSLAESQISFFYENGYLRLEDVLDKEDLQPVIDEYSDIIDKRAQKLYAEGKVNSLYADEPFTRRVLCLAEEAPEVAANLDIMQERGEATFNFLKNPKVLDVAESMTGSTEIVCNPIQHIRAVLPHRGESKPTHWHQDAGVCWPDADPYFMLTIWVPIVDATLENGCLQVMPRSHKDGLCMNAPTVSAEERPPIEPLPLPVPAGGLILFHNYTLHAALPNKSDTVRWSFDLRYNHAYQPTGRPFYPGFLMRSKEHPDTLQTDYETWCQSRERCCALSLESLVVTEARAELRVFLEMTF, encoded by the coding sequence ATGAGTTTAGCGGAGTCTCAGATTTCGTTTTTCTACGAGAACGGTTACTTACGGTTGGAGGACGTGCTGGACAAGGAGGACTTGCAGCCAGTCATTGACGAGTATTCCGATATTATTGACAAACGTGCACAGAAACTCTACGCCGAGGGAAAGGTCAATTCGCTATATGCGGACGAGCCGTTCACGCGGCGAGTGCTGTGTCTAGCGGAGGAAGCCCCAGAGGTTGCCGCTAATCTGGACATCATGCAGGAACGCGGTGAAGCGACCTTCAACTTCCTGAAAAATCCTAAGGTTCTGGATGTAGCAGAATCAATGACAGGTTCGACGGAGATTGTGTGCAATCCCATCCAGCACATTCGGGCAGTCCTCCCTCACCGCGGCGAGAGTAAACCGACCCATTGGCATCAAGACGCTGGTGTATGCTGGCCCGATGCCGATCCCTACTTTATGCTCACCATCTGGGTGCCCATTGTGGACGCGACGCTGGAGAATGGCTGCTTGCAAGTGATGCCGCGCAGCCATAAAGACGGTCTCTGCATGAATGCACCGACCGTATCGGCAGAAGAACGTCCTCCGATTGAACCCCTACCTCTCCCCGTGCCCGCAGGTGGTCTAATCCTGTTCCACAACTACACCCTCCATGCCGCTCTACCGAACAAGTCGGATACGGTGCGGTGGAGTTTTGACCTGCGGTACAACCACGCCTATCAACCGACAGGGCGTCCCTTCTATCCTGGATTTTTGATGCGCAGCAAAGAACATCCGGATACGTTGCAGACCGATTATGAGACCTGGTGTCAAAGCAGGGAAAGATGCTGTGCGCTATCGCTGGAATCTCTAGTTGTGACAGAGGCGCGGGCAGAATTAAGAGTCTTTTTAGAAATGACTTTTTGA
- a CDS encoding HAMP domain-containing protein: MNIHTKLILNYMGIVLVILLAMYGYLDYSLKQNLGERITDELTVQANLTREFLVEKLPSTFSYDVVDGFVDRLGTASASSARLTFIGVDGIVWGDTERDGHHLRDMDNHRNRPEVQEALTGRIGTIDRYSDTVMTTLRYLALPVVRDDEIIGICRVALPMMEIDTVISRLRWLLLLAISAGLVFAILFSLITTNVTTKPIRDLTQATKSLAVGELNSRVSVAVSGELGELSNHFNQMANRIETQIHEISRERNLRDSILSKMVEGVLLIDAQFAITYANSAAITILDFPVHYQALSLVEIISDPALKRLLWQVTDTGKAGFAEITLVGPTERETEVIIVPVGGEYLVSLHDVSQLRKLERIRSDFVANVAHEMRVPLTSIHGYAETLLNGALEDTNANERFVEKILQQSARLSQLVSDLLDLSHLESGEVELELKPCEIDEFQTTILTLFEPVFEEANLTFVWSVPNHLPVVFADKQLIGQVMANLIENAIKYTPADGTITISAEANDFEVIVHVKDTGIGIPAESLPRIFERFYRVDKGRSREMGGTGLGLAIAKHILLQHGGRIWVDSSPGEGSVFHFALPLQRRVSATKQIVQHSQIDDDRTFESLKNL, translated from the coding sequence ATGAACATCCACACCAAGTTAATCCTGAATTACATGGGAATAGTGCTGGTGATCTTGCTAGCGATGTATGGGTATTTGGATTACTCGCTGAAGCAGAATTTGGGGGAGCGAATCACAGACGAACTGACGGTGCAGGCGAATTTGACCCGGGAATTTCTGGTCGAAAAGCTACCTAGCACGTTTAGTTATGATGTCGTGGACGGCTTCGTGGATCGGCTAGGAACCGCTAGCGCTAGCAGCGCTCGTCTCACGTTCATTGGGGTTGATGGGATTGTGTGGGGAGATACAGAGCGGGATGGACATCATTTGCGGGATATGGATAATCACCGGAATCGACCAGAAGTACAAGAAGCTTTGACGGGTAGAATTGGTACGATAGACCGGTATAGCGATACTGTGATGACGACGCTCCGCTATCTTGCCTTGCCGGTGGTGCGCGATGACGAAATAATAGGCATCTGTCGGGTTGCGCTCCCCATGATGGAGATCGATACGGTTATCAGTCGGCTCCGGTGGCTTTTGTTGTTGGCAATCAGCGCAGGTCTTGTTTTTGCTATCTTGTTTAGCCTTATTACCACCAACGTTACAACGAAACCGATTCGGGATTTGACTCAAGCCACGAAATCGCTTGCGGTTGGTGAATTGAACTCTCGCGTCTCCGTTGCTGTATCGGGTGAGCTTGGGGAATTATCGAATCATTTCAATCAGATGGCCAATCGGATTGAAACACAGATTCATGAAATTTCCCGTGAGCGCAATCTGAGGGATAGTATCCTATCGAAGATGGTTGAGGGGGTCCTGTTAATTGATGCGCAGTTTGCTATTACGTATGCGAATTCGGCGGCGATCACGATATTAGACTTCCCTGTCCATTATCAGGCGCTTTCGCTGGTTGAAATCATCTCGGACCCGGCATTGAAACGTCTTTTATGGCAGGTGACAGATACGGGGAAAGCGGGGTTCGCAGAGATTACGCTAGTCGGTCCAACCGAGCGCGAGACGGAAGTTATCATCGTTCCTGTTGGGGGAGAGTATCTGGTCAGTCTCCATGACGTAAGCCAGTTGAGGAAATTGGAGCGAATTCGGTCAGACTTCGTTGCCAACGTCGCTCACGAGATGCGCGTTCCGTTGACCTCAATTCACGGGTATGCGGAGACGCTTCTCAATGGTGCCTTAGAGGACACCAACGCAAATGAGCGATTCGTGGAAAAGATCTTACAACAGTCTGCACGGCTTTCGCAACTAGTATCGGATCTGCTGGATTTATCTCACCTTGAGTCTGGAGAGGTTGAGCTTGAACTAAAGCCTTGTGAAATTGATGAATTCCAAACGACTATCTTAACGCTCTTTGAACCCGTATTTGAGGAAGCTAATCTGACATTTGTGTGGAGTGTGCCCAACCATTTGCCGGTTGTGTTTGCGGACAAGCAGCTTATCGGACAGGTGATGGCAAACCTAATTGAAAACGCGATTAAGTATACGCCGGCGGATGGCACTATCACAATCTCTGCCGAAGCCAACGACTTTGAGGTTATCGTTCATGTGAAGGATACCGGAATTGGTATCCCTGCTGAATCGCTCCCTCGAATCTTTGAGCGATTCTATCGGGTGGATAAGGGACGGTCGCGTGAGATGGGTGGCACAGGGCTAGGACTTGCGATTGCCAAGCACATTCTGCTTCAACACGGTGGTAGGATATGGGTAGACAGCAGTCCGGGAGAAGGGTCGGTATTCCACTTCGCCTTGCCGTTGCAAAGGAGAGTCTCGGCGACTAAACAGATAGTACAGCATTCTCAGATTGACGATGACCGAACCTTTGAATCCCTTAAGAATCTGTAG